GTACGTGATGCCGTCGAAGTTCAGCTTGGCGTCCTCCAGGTCACGGATGTCCGCCGTGATCGGATGCGTGGACGGCAGCTGGTCCGCCCGGTACGCCCAGGCCTTGCGGCGGTTGGCGAAGGTGATCCAGGCGTCCTTGAAGCGGGTCGCGCCCACGTTGGCGAACGTGCCCATGAAGTCCGCGAAGGACTCCTTCAGCCACAGGTCGTCCCACCACTCCATGGTCACCAGGTCGCCGAACCACATGTGCGCCATCTCGTGCAGGATGACGTTGGCCCGGCCCTCGTACGACGCCTGCGTCACCTTGCCGCGGAAGATGTACTCCTCGCGGAAGGTCACCAGACCCGGGTTCTCCATCGCACCCAGGTTGTACTCCGGCACGAACGCCTGGTCGTACTTCCCGAACGGGTACGGGTAGTCGAAGTGGTCGTGGAAGAAGTCCAGACCCTGCTTGGTGACCAGGAAGACGTCGTCGGCGTCGAAGTGCGGGGCGAGACCCTTGCGGCACATCGCGCCGAGCGGGATCTCCAGCTTGGTGCCGTCCTCGAAGGTGCGGGTGTAGGAGTCGGTGACGTAGTGGTACGGCCCCGCCACCACACAGGTGATGTACGTCGAGATCGGCTTGGTCTCCGCGAACTTCCAGACGCCGTCGGCCCGTTCGCCCGTGCCGTTGCTCCACACCGTCCAGCCCTCGGGGGCCTGGACCTCGAAGCGGTACGGCGCCTTCAGGTCCGGCTGCTCGAAGTTGGCGAAAACCCGGCGGGAGTCGGCCGGCTCGTACTGGGTGTAGAGGTAGACCTCGCCGTCCTCGGGGTCGACGAAGCGGTGCAGGCCCTCGCCGGTGCGGGAGTAGGCGCACCTGGCGTCCACCACCAGCTCGTTCTCAGCGGCCAGGTCCTCCAGCGCGATCCGCGCGCCGTCGAAGACCTCGCCCGGGTCCAGGTCACGGCCGTTGAGCGAGACGGCGCTCACGCTCGGCGCGATCAGATCGGCGAAGCTGGACGCGCCCGGCTCGTTGCAGCGGAAGCGGATCGTGGTCACCGAGCGGAACGTGCGCGGCTCGCCCTCCCCGTCGCCGACGGCGGACCTGAGGTCCAGGGACACGTCGTATCCGTCGACGGACAGCAGAGCGGCCCGCTCCCGGGCCTCCTCACGGGACAGATTCTCACCGGGCACGGACGGCACTCCCTTGTGATCGCGTGGATGAGGGCTGAACAGGACCGATCCTGCCATGTGCCCCTGACGGCGGGCAGCAGGGAATGGCCATGCGGACAGGAGCGTTTTCCCGGAAAAGAGTTCCCCTTGAGGAGAGATATGTCGGACAAGACCCCCGTCGACTTCTGGTTCGACCCGGTGTGCCCCTGGGCCTGGATGACCTCCCGCTGGGTCCTGGAAGTGGAGAAGGTCCGCGACATCGAGGTCCGCTGGCATGTGATGAGCCTGGCGGTGCTCAACGAGGACAGGCTGGACGAGCTGCCGGAGGAATACGCCGAGAACATGCGGCCCGGGGGCAAGACCTGGGGGCCGGTCCGGGTGGTGATCGCGGCCCAGCAGTTGCACGGCGACGAGGCGGTCGGCAGGCTCTACACCGCGCTCGGCACCCGCTTCCACAACGAGGGCCTCGGCGTGAACCGCGACAGCATCGCCGCG
Above is a genomic segment from Streptomyces fodineus containing:
- a CDS encoding DsbA family protein; translated protein: MSDKTPVDFWFDPVCPWAWMTSRWVLEVEKVRDIEVRWHVMSLAVLNEDRLDELPEEYAENMRPGGKTWGPVRVVIAAQQLHGDEAVGRLYTALGTRFHNEGLGVNRDSIAAALADAGLPADLIAFADKDTYDAELRASHKEGIEKVGQDVGTPVIALPGPDGEQIAFFGPVVTPAPKGEEAARLWDGTIAVASVPGFYELKRTRTKGPDFGNL